The following are encoded together in the Daucus carota subsp. sativus chromosome 5, DH1 v3.0, whole genome shotgun sequence genome:
- the LOC108221500 gene encoding AT-hook motif nuclear-localized protein 29: protein MEGNNNHGEGSSLQQLPPNPRQRGRPPGSKNKPKPPTVVTRDSPDALRSHVLEVPAGADIMESLNNYATQRGRGVCVLYGRGMVSNVTIREPASSVATFHGAFEILSLTGVLLPLPAPPGIGGLSVLLRGREGRVLGGHVVGPLTATGTVVVMAASFGNAVYERLTLDGQRGAAQGDSGEGASQVQRIQPAASEASDGTGSVPLFNAGPPSFPNLFEWGASDAAAPRPPF from the coding sequence ATGGAAGGCAATAACAATCACGGAGAAGGCTCCTCTCTTCAACAACTTCCCCCCAATCCCCGCCAGCGAGGCCGCCCTCCCGGCTCCAAAAACAAGCCTAAGCCTCCTACTGTCGTCACGCGTGACAGCCCCGACGCTCTCCGCTCACACGTGCTAGAGGTCCCTGCTGGCGCCGACATCATGGAGAGCCTTAACAACTATGCAACACAGAGAGGCAGGGGAGTCTGTGTCTTGTATGGGCGTGGCATGGTTTCCAATGTTACTATCCGGGAGCCTGCCTCTTCTGTTGCTACATTTCATGGTGCTTTCGAGATCCTTTCGCTTACAGGAGTTTTGCTTCCCCTCCCTGCCCCCCCGGGGATTGGAGGCCTCTCTGTTCTTCTTCGGGGACGAGAAGGGAGGGTTCTTGGAGGGCATGTGGTCGGTCCATTGACTGCCACAGGGACAGTGGTTGTGATGGCAGCTTCTTTTGGTAATGCTGTGTATGAACGCCTCACATTGGATGGTCAAAGGGGCGCGGCACAGGGAGATAGTGGTGAGGGTGCGAGTCAAGTGCAGCGTATTCAGCCCGCGGCATCAGAGGCATCTGATGGCACTGGAAGTGTTCCTTTGTTCAATGCAGGTCCTCCTAGTTTCCCAAATTTGTTTGAATGGGGTGCAAGTGATGCTGCTGCACCAAGGCCTCCATTTTAG